GGCCGATGGTCCCATCCTTGTCAAGCCCCCATTGTTTTACCGTCGGGGATGCCTTTACCACCAGGGTCAACGGGCCGGGCCAGAAGGCCCGGATCAGCTTGCCGGCATAGGCTGGAAGATCCTGGGAATATTGGCCCAGCTCCTCCGTTTTTCCCAGAAACAATATCAGGGGGTTTTTAAAATCCCGTCCTTTTAACTTATATATGGATTTAACCGCCTTGGCCGAATCGGGCCGGCACCCTAAGCCGTAGACGGTATCGGTGGGAAAGGCTATGATTCCCTGTTCATCCAATACCTGGGCCGCCCGGGCAACGGCAAAAGAGTCCGGCTGCCCGGACTCAACCCTTATTATCAATCCTTTTTTCCGTCTGAACATAACCTTGAAACTATTCTTGTTTCAATTTTTTCAATTTGTTTTTTAATAGCTGTCTTTTGATGGTGCTCAAATGATCTATCAGCAACACGCCGTTAAGATGGTCCGTCTCATGCAGGAACACCCTGGCCAGGATATCGCCGGCCTCATATTCCATTTCGTTGCCGTCAAGATCCAGTCCCGTCAGAGCTATTTTTTGGGGCCGTTTCACATCGACATAGATACCGGGAAAGCTCAGGCATCCCTCCTCGTAATTAACCTCGCCCTCCCGCAGATGGATCTTCGGGTTGATCAGCACCAGCGGCTGTTTGATCTTCTCATTCATCAAAGGCAGATTTATGATGCAAAGCGATTTGGAGTGTCCCACCTGCGGGGCCGCCAGCCCCAGGCCCCTGGCCTGGTTGAGGGATTCCATCATCCTCTTGGCCAGCTGGTCTATCGAACCATCTATGTTTTCGATGGTTTGGGCCTTTTTTCGCAGAATCGGGTCGCCGAAGATCCTGATGGGCATTATTTTATTTTCCTGGCCGGTCACTGGAAGATACCTATTTGTTTTCGATCTTGGAGGCCACGGTTGATTTCTGAACCTCTATCTTGACGTTCTCGTCTATCTTCAGCACCACGATATTCCTCTGTTCGTCGACCCCGACGATGGTGCCGTGGATGCCCCCGGCCGCCACCACCTTATCGCCCTTCTGCAGGGTGTTCAGCATCTCCTTGTGCTTCTTCTGCTGTTTCTGCTGGGGAAGTATCAGCAGCAGATAAATGATCACGAACATGATGATAATGGGCAGCAGCCCCATCAGCCCCCCGCCCGAGCTTCCCCCGGACGGCAGTCCGCCCTGTCCCAATGCAAATGCTATTCCGAACAATTTGGTTTCCTCCTTTTATATTTATTTTAGTGATTTTGGCCCAAAGGCAAACGGTAATAATTTCTTCAGGGTCGTTTTGATGGTCCTCTTCTTGCCCGGCATGATGACCGATATATCCGGGGCGAATTCGTTCAGCACCTGGCGGCAGGCCCCGCAGGGGGCGGTCGGCTCCGGGCTGTCGGACACGATGGCGATGGCCCGGAATTCCCTTTCCCCTTCGGAGAGGGCCTTGAACACCGCATTCCTTTCGGCGCAGCAGGCCAGCCCGTAGGAGACGTTCTCCACATTACAGCCGGTGAATATCCTGCCGCTTTTGCCCAGCAGGGCGGCTCCCACCTTGAACTTGGAATAAGGAGCATAGGCCGCTTTTTGTGCCATTTTGGCCGAGGCGATTAAGTCTTTGGTGCTTGGCATGCAGGATCCTGTCATTTCCATCTCCAGTCAAGCTAAAAATGTAATATATCTTCTTGGCGGCCTTGGCGTCTTAGCGGTTAATTAAGCCCAGAAAGCTCTGCCCGTGCTCCAGTCCTTTTATCCCGAACATCTCCGCCAGGGTGGCGGCTATATCGGAAAAACTTTCCCTGATGCCCAGATTGATGCCGCTTTTTATCCCCGGCCCGTAGACCAACAGCGGCACGTATTCCCGGGAATGATCGGTGGATGATGTGGTGGGGTCGTTTCCATGGTCGGCGGTGATGATCAGGATATCATCGCCTGTCATTTTATCGAGCAGACCGGGCAGCCAGGCATCGAAATCCCGCAGGCCCTGATAAAAGCCCGGCGCATCGTTACGATGCCCCCAGGTCATGTCGAATTCCACCAGGTTGGCCATCAGCAGGCCCTGGGATAGCATTGGCCAGGCGTCAAGGATCTTGGCCATGCCGTCAGGGTTGTCGTCGCTGTGGAGGCTCTGGGTCAGCCCCTGGCCGGCATAAAGGTCGTGGATCTTGCCCACCCCCACCACCTCCAGCCCGGCTTTTTTAAAAAGATCCAAAATGGTGGGCTTGGGCGGCTTAAGCGAGAAATCCTGCCGGTGCCCGCCCACCCTTTGGTAACTGCCGGAGGTTCCCATAAAGGGCCGGGCGATGATCCTCCCCACCGCATGCTCCCCGGCCAAAATATTCCGGGCTATCCGGCACCAGTCGTAGAGCTGTTCCAGCGGGACCACCTCTTCGTGACAGGCAATCTGAAATACGCTGTCGGCCGAGGTATAGATTATCGGATAGCCGGTCCTGACATGTTGATCGCCCAGTTCCTTGATGATCTCCGTCCCCGAGGCGGTCTTGTTGGCCAGGATATCCCGGCCGATGGCCTTTTTAAAAGGCTCTATGATCTCCGGGGGAAAGCCTTGGGGATAGGTGGGAAAGGGTTTTTCGGTTATCAGCCCGGCCATCTCCCAGTGCCCGTCGGTGGAGTCCTTGCCCGGCGATTTTTCGGCCATCTTGCCGTAACTGCCCGAGGGCTTTGAATCCGGCTCCATCCCGGCCAGGGGAATGATATTCCCCAGCCCCAGTTTTTGCAGGTTGGACAGCTTAAATCCCCCCGGTATCGCCCGGGAGATGTTGCCCAGGGTATTACTGCCACTATCCCCGTATTTTGCCGCATCGGGCAGTTCGCCCACCCCGCAGCCGTCCAGCACTATTAAAATAGCCCTGTTCATAAGTATTTGATATGATAGTGAAAATTTGACAGGAGTGCCTTCGCTAAAGCTGCTGCACTTAAAGAAGACCGAAAGGTAGCGTAAGCGAATTTACAGGATTTTTATGATTTTAGGATAAGGATAATCCGATTAATCTTGTCAATCCTGTCTTGACCAAAGGCATAATGTAACGGTTTCAATTATCTCACATTTTTTTAAGATTGTAAATAGCAAAAGCCCCCCGCCCAAAGCGGGGGGCTTTATGTTGGATTTTTCTTAGTAAACTACCAAGCGAATGTTGTCGATATAAAAGCCTTCCGACGGCCAAACGTTGCCCACGGCATCGGTGTCAAAGGCCAGAGCCAAACGCACCCTGGCGCCCAGATAACCATTAAGGCTCATACTCGTGCTAAGCCAGGCGGCAGAAGTACCCGACCAGGTTATTACTGTGCTCCAATTTGCACCATTGTCGGTGGAGGCGATCAGGCGGCAGGCGTCGGCCCCGCCATCGGTCTGATACCATCGATCATACCGTATGCGGCAGTTGCTGTAAATGTTGTAGGCGGTAAGGTCTATCTCCGGCATCATCAGGGTGTCGTGCACCGCGGTGGGTCCCGCCACCAGATAACTGGAGTCGGCATCCACCCCGCAATGCCAGGCATATAG
This genomic window from Candidatus Edwardsbacteria bacterium contains:
- a CDS encoding phosphopentomutase; the encoded protein is MNRAILIVLDGCGVGELPDAAKYGDSGSNTLGNISRAIPGGFKLSNLQKLGLGNIIPLAGMEPDSKPSGSYGKMAEKSPGKDSTDGHWEMAGLITEKPFPTYPQGFPPEIIEPFKKAIGRDILANKTASGTEIIKELGDQHVRTGYPIIYTSADSVFQIACHEEVVPLEQLYDWCRIARNILAGEHAVGRIIARPFMGTSGSYQRVGGHRQDFSLKPPKPTILDLFKKAGLEVVGVGKIHDLYAGQGLTQSLHSDDNPDGMAKILDAWPMLSQGLLMANLVEFDMTWGHRNDAPGFYQGLRDFDAWLPGLLDKMTGDDILIITADHGNDPTTSSTDHSREYVPLLVYGPGIKSGINLGIRESFSDIAATLAEMFGIKGLEHGQSFLGLINR
- the yajC gene encoding preprotein translocase subunit YajC, with translation MGLLPIIIMFVIIYLLLILPQQKQQKKHKEMLNTLQKGDKVVAAGGIHGTIVGVDEQRNIVVLKIDENVKIEVQKSTVASKIENK
- the def gene encoding peptide deformylase, producing MPIRIFGDPILRKKAQTIENIDGSIDQLAKRMMESLNQARGLGLAAPQVGHSKSLCIINLPLMNEKIKQPLVLINPKIHLREGEVNYEEGCLSFPGIYVDVKRPQKIALTGLDLDGNEMEYEAGDILARVFLHETDHLNGVLLIDHLSTIKRQLLKNKLKKLKQE
- a CDS encoding cytidine deaminase; its protein translation is MPSTKDLIASAKMAQKAAYAPYSKFKVGAALLGKSGRIFTGCNVENVSYGLACCAERNAVFKALSEGEREFRAIAIVSDSPEPTAPCGACRQVLNEFAPDISVIMPGKKRTIKTTLKKLLPFAFGPKSLK